In Rubrivirga marina, the following are encoded in one genomic region:
- a CDS encoding dihydrofolate reductase family protein: protein MRIVLNDFISLDGVVQAPGGRGEDPDGGFEHGGWSMPFFDPESMGAALSDAMQSTEALLFGRRTWEVMADAWPARAGDPFADMMNEIPKYVASRTLSAEEAASRWGNTKVLGGDADAIGSIRSLRAKGGDATIQVMGSASLAQQLVENDLVDEYRLMVEPILLGGGKTIFPSDGRARPLDLVSVAQAKTDVLICVYRPVSSAEGE, encoded by the coding sequence ATGCGCATCGTGCTCAATGACTTTATCAGCCTAGACGGCGTCGTGCAAGCTCCCGGTGGCAGAGGGGAAGACCCTGACGGGGGGTTCGAGCACGGCGGCTGGTCGATGCCGTTCTTCGATCCCGAGTCGATGGGGGCCGCCCTCAGCGACGCGATGCAGAGCACCGAAGCGCTGCTGTTCGGGCGGCGCACCTGGGAGGTGATGGCCGACGCCTGGCCAGCGCGGGCTGGGGACCCCTTCGCCGACATGATGAACGAGATCCCGAAGTACGTCGCGTCGCGCACGCTCTCGGCGGAGGAGGCCGCCTCGCGCTGGGGCAACACGAAGGTGCTCGGCGGTGACGCGGACGCGATCGGTTCCATCCGCTCGCTCCGGGCGAAGGGGGGCGACGCCACCATTCAAGTGATGGGCAGTGCCTCGCTGGCCCAGCAGCTCGTAGAGAACGACCTGGTGGACGAGTACAGGCTGATGGTCGAGCCGATCCTCCTGGGTGGGGGGAAGACGATCTTCCCATCCGACGGGCGCGCCCGCCCCCTGGATCTCGTGTCGGTGGCGCAGGCCAAGACCGACGTTCTCATCTGTGTCTATCGTCCGGTCTCTTCGGCAGAAGGCGAATGA
- a CDS encoding IS110 family transposase: MTYFTGLDLHKRSVTATTLDAEGAVVATAKVPCRAPALRAYFAQIPGDHAATVECTTGWYWVKDAISSEVHLHLAHAKGVKAIAAAKVKTDAADAKMLAHLLRTDLLPEAHMISDEMRPLRDVLRTRLRLVERRVAAQNSIARLLEKHNVRDVADLDALGQLQAQCHIEQAESLHAQIKRLEKALHPHLVPDDDVQRLLRVPGIGKAGAFTVRLEVDDIARFPTERQFFSYCRLVPGADNSGERARHKRSRDGNRYLKLAFSHAAVRALQYYPEVRAWYGTKKRKKPEAVARALVAKEMARIVYHVLRKQEDFNGRFKGRPLSRAKKEQWPLLPSPASITGAGEGPVLRPPSAGMGGE, from the coding sequence ATGACGTACTTCACCGGCCTCGACCTCCACAAGCGGTCCGTCACCGCGACCACCCTCGACGCCGAGGGCGCCGTCGTCGCCACGGCCAAGGTGCCCTGCCGGGCCCCGGCGCTCCGGGCCTACTTCGCCCAGATCCCCGGCGACCACGCGGCCACCGTCGAGTGCACGACCGGCTGGTACTGGGTCAAGGACGCGATCTCCAGCGAGGTACACCTCCACCTCGCCCATGCCAAGGGCGTCAAGGCGATCGCCGCCGCGAAGGTGAAGACGGACGCCGCAGATGCGAAGATGCTGGCCCATCTTCTGAGGACCGACCTGCTCCCCGAGGCCCACATGATCTCCGACGAGATGCGGCCCCTCCGCGACGTGCTCCGGACCCGGCTCCGGCTCGTCGAGCGGAGAGTCGCCGCGCAGAACTCGATCGCCCGCCTGCTGGAGAAGCACAACGTCCGGGACGTGGCCGACCTCGACGCCCTCGGCCAGCTCCAGGCCCAGTGCCACATCGAGCAGGCCGAGTCCTTGCATGCCCAGATCAAGCGGCTGGAGAAGGCGCTCCACCCCCACCTCGTCCCGGACGACGACGTGCAGCGCCTGCTCCGGGTCCCGGGGATCGGGAAGGCGGGCGCGTTCACGGTCCGACTGGAGGTCGATGACATCGCCCGCTTCCCCACCGAGCGCCAGTTCTTCAGCTACTGCCGGCTCGTGCCGGGGGCCGACAACTCCGGCGAGCGGGCCCGGCACAAGCGGAGCCGGGACGGGAATCGGTACCTGAAGCTGGCGTTCTCGCACGCGGCGGTCCGGGCCCTCCAGTACTACCCGGAGGTGAGGGCGTGGTACGGGACGAAGAAGCGGAAGAAGCCGGAGGCCGTCGCCCGCGCGCTCGTCGCCAAAGAGATGGCCCGGATCGTCTATCACGTCCTCCGCAAGCAAGAAGACTTCAACGGCCGGTTCAAAGGGAGACCTCTGAGCCGCGCCAAGAAGGAGCAATGGCCCCTACTCCCGAGCCCGGCCAGCATAACTGGCGCCGGCGAAGGCCCCGTCCTTCGACCGCCCTCGGCGGGAATGGGAGGGGAGTAG
- a CDS encoding YdeI/OmpD-associated family protein — translation MSFTARLELHGKTATGIEVPADAVEALGSHKRPPVRVTLNGYSYRSTIAPRGGKYMLPVSAEHREAAGVEAGDEVEVSLALDTAPREVEVPSDLAAAMAEDPAARERFDALSYSKQRGHVLSVEGAKAADTRRRRIEKVLGALREG, via the coding sequence ATGTCCTTCACCGCACGTCTGGAACTCCACGGCAAGACCGCGACCGGAATCGAGGTTCCGGCCGATGCCGTCGAGGCGCTCGGCTCGCACAAGCGACCGCCCGTTCGGGTCACCCTCAACGGGTACTCGTACCGGAGCACCATCGCTCCCCGGGGCGGCAAGTACATGCTCCCCGTCAGCGCGGAGCACCGCGAGGCGGCCGGGGTCGAGGCGGGGGACGAGGTCGAGGTCTCGCTGGCGCTCGACACGGCGCCGCGGGAGGTCGAGGTCCCATCCGACCTCGCGGCCGCGATGGCCGAGGACCCCGCTGCCCGCGAGCGGTTCGACGCCTTGTCCTACAGCAAACAGCGGGGGCACGTCCTCTCGGTCGAGGGGGCGAAGGCGGCCGACACCCGGCGGCGGCGGATCGAGAAGGTGCTGGGAGCTCTCCGAGAGGGCTAG
- a CDS encoding IS110 family transposase codes for MLLVGQQRRDPSNQETILRIPLAAAAMTSFTGLDLHKRSVTATTLDAEGVVVATAKMPCRPDALRAYFAQQPGHHAATVECTTGWYWVRDALADRADGGPEVDLTLAHAKGVKAIAAAKVKTDAADARTLAHLLRTDLLPEAHMISDEMRPLRDVLRTRLRLVERRVAAQNSVARLLEKHNVRDVADLDAFGRLQAETHIEQAELLHQQIKRLEKHLRIHLVPDADVQRLFRIPGIGQAVAFSIRLEVDDVSRFETDRQFFSYCRLVPGADNSGDRVRHKRSRDGNRYLKLAFSHAAVRAIQYYPEVRDWYKTKRRRKPEAVARALVAKEIARVVYHVLRKQEDFNGRFKGRPLSRLKKEQWPLLASPAGITGDGEPQARPPSAGMGSE; via the coding sequence ATGCTCCTTGTCGGCCAGCAGCGGCGGGATCCTTCCAATCAGGAGACCATCCTTCGGATCCCACTCGCCGCCGCCGCCATGACCTCCTTCACCGGCCTCGACCTCCACAAGCGCTCCGTCACCGCGACCACGCTCGACGCCGAAGGCGTCGTCGTCGCGACGGCCAAGATGCCGTGCCGGCCCGACGCCCTCCGGGCCTACTTCGCCCAGCAGCCCGGGCACCACGCGGCGACCGTCGAGTGCACGACGGGCTGGTACTGGGTCCGCGACGCGCTCGCCGACCGGGCCGACGGCGGCCCCGAGGTCGACCTCACGCTCGCCCACGCCAAGGGCGTCAAGGCCATCGCCGCCGCGAAGGTCAAGACGGACGCCGCAGATGCGAGGACGCTGGCCCATCTTCTCCGGACCGACCTCCTGCCCGAGGCCCACATGATCTCCGACGAGATGCGCCCGCTCCGCGACGTGCTCCGGACCCGGCTTCGCCTGGTCGAGCGCCGGGTGGCCGCCCAGAACTCGGTCGCCCGGCTCCTCGAGAAGCACAACGTCCGCGACGTGGCCGACCTCGACGCCTTCGGGAGGCTCCAGGCCGAGACCCACATCGAACAAGCGGAGCTCCTGCACCAGCAGATCAAGCGGCTCGAGAAGCACCTCCGCATCCACCTCGTCCCCGATGCCGATGTCCAACGCCTGTTCCGCATCCCGGGCATCGGCCAGGCCGTCGCCTTCTCGATCCGCCTCGAGGTCGACGACGTCTCGCGCTTCGAGACCGACCGCCAGTTCTTCAGCTACTGCCGCCTCGTCCCGGGCGCCGACAACTCGGGCGACCGGGTCCGCCACAAGCGGTCCCGCGACGGGAACAGGTACCTCAAGCTCGCCTTCAGCCACGCCGCCGTCCGGGCGATCCAGTACTACCCGGAGGTCCGCGACTGGTACAAGACGAAGCGGCGGCGGAAGCCGGAGGCGGTCGCCCGGGCGCTCGTGGCCAAGGAGATCGCCCGGGTCGTCTACCATGTCCTCCGCAAGCAGGAAGACTTCAACGGCCGGTTCAAGGGACGCCCCCTGAGCCGGCTGAAGAAGGAGCAATGGCCGCTCCTCGCAAGCCCGGCCGGTATAACTGGCGACGGCGAGCCCCAAGCTCGACCGCCCTCGGCGGGAATGGGAAGCGAGTAG